The DNA sequence GAGGGTGTACTGGCATTGCGCCCGGATGTACTCCTTACAACTATGGAGGCTGCTCCGGACAGAACCCTTGAGCGGCTGAAGCAGGCCGGGGTGGAGGTGATCCAGCTACCTGTTGCACGTTCGCCTCAGGACACCATGGCGCGTATTCGTGAGGTTGGCCGGGTTCTTGGCAAGGGCCCGGAGGCAGGAGCCATGGCTGCGGATATTCAGAAAAGAATTGAGCGCATTGGCATCAATACTCAAGGCAAGCCAGCGCAAGTGTTGTTTCTTATGGCGGCGGGGAATCACGGCGTGATGATTGCCGGCCAGGATACGGCTGCCAGTGCTCTTCTTGATGCTCTTGGGGCAGGCAATGCAATGGGCGATATGAGTGGTTATAAACCGGCAAATCGAGAGGCTCTGCTTGCCTCCCGTCCGGATGCCATTGTTGTTGCGGAATCCCGCCCTGGTCAGTTTGATATAGCTCAGTGGCCCCAGTTGGCGGCACTGGATGCGTGGAAGCAGGGCCGGTATTACGTAGGAGACAGCATGTTGCTACTCGGCTTTGGCCCCCGGCTGCCACAGGCTATGGAAGAGGTTGCGGGTGTATTGACTGAAGCCAGGCCGGTTGCCAGTGCCAGTGATTGATGGTGCTGGCCGGCTGGCACAGGGGCCGGCTTTACTGATGATCCTTGGGGCCGCGCTTGCGGTCTCTGTGGTTTCAGTTACCAGTGGCGCCTACCCTCTCTCTACGGTCGATATTCTGGGGCTGCTGCAAGGTGATCTTGATGACGAGATTGCCCGCATGGTGCTTTTCGATGTGCGCTTACCCCGTCTGATTCTTGGTTTTCTGGTGGGCGCCGTACTGGCGGTTTCAGGTGCGATCCTGCAAGGTCTGTTCCGCAATCCGCTTGCAGACCCCGGGCTTATAGGAGTCTCTGCGGGGGCATCCCTGGCGGCGGTTGCCGTCATTGTGCTTGGCGGAACCTGGCTGGGTGGATGGCTGGATCTGGCCGGCGTGTGGGCTCTCCCGATAGCAGCGTTTGCTGGAGGTAGCGGTACGGTTTTTCTGGCCTGGCGCATTGCCCGGAGAGCGGGCCGGACATCTGTAGCTACCCTGCTGCTGGCGGGGATTGCCATCAATGCTATTGCAGGCGCGGGTACGGGCTTGCTGACCTTTTATTCGTCGGATGAAGAGCTGCGCTCACTGACCTTCTGGACAATGGGAAGTCTGGGGCATGCAGCCTGGGATGATGTGGCCATGGCTGGCCCCTGGCTTTTGCTGTCATTGTGCGCTGCACCTTTTCTGGCCAGGCCACTGGATGCTTTTCTGCTTGGCGAACACGTGGTTGGCCACCTGGGTTACAACGCAGACTGGGCCAAGCGCGCCGCCGTGCTGATTGCAGGGCTTGGCGTGGGTGCGGCAGTGGCTGTCAGCGGTCTGATTGGTTTTGTAGGGCTGGTTGTGCCCCACCTGGTGCGGCAGGCACTGGGTGCAGGGCATCGGATTGTAATACCCGCAAGTGCTCTTGCCGGTGGAACATTGCTGGTGGGCGCGGATTGCCTGGCGCGGGTTGTTGTGGCTCCGGCGGAACTGCCTATCGGTTTAATGATGGCATTGATCGGTGGCCCGTTTTTCCTGTTGTTGCTACTGAGAACGAGGATAACCTGATGCTTTTGCAGGTCGACGATCTGGGTATTCATCTGTCCGGCAAGCCGATTGTTGAAAGGCTTGGCTTTAAACTGGATGCCGGGGAATTACTTGTAGTGCTCGGCCCGAATGGCGCGGGAAAATCTACGCTGCTTAAAGGGCTGGCGGGTGAACACAAGCTTGCTGCAGGGCAGGTGATGTTTGCCGGGAGGCCTATGACAAACTGGTCGAACCGGGATCTGGCGAGGCAGAGGGCTGTTATGCCCCAGAGGGTTGAGGTGAATTTCCCTCTGACGGTAGAGGAGGTTGTTCGTCTTGGCCGCCCACCCGAACCCCTGTCGCTGAGTATGCCTGTGCTTGCGGAGCTGATGGAATTGCTGGACATAGCCCATCTGCAGCACCGCCTGGTACCTGGCCTTTCCGGCGGGGAACAGCAGCGGGTTCAGCTTGCACGGGTTCTGGCGCAGATATGGGACGCAAAGGGCCCTGTGTTGCTGCTGCTGGATGAGTGCACTTCGGCACTGGACCCGGCCCATCAGCAACAGGTGTTTTCATTGCTTCGACGACTGGCGCGTCAGAGAGGATTTGCCGTGCTGGCCGTTGCTCACGATCTTAATCTGGCCGCCAGGTTTGCTGACCGGTTGATGTTGCTTCATCAGGGGCAAGTTCATATCGATGGACTGCCTTCGGAGGTGTTAACCGAAGGTGTGTTGGCGAAGGTTTACGGCCTGTCTGCGAGAATCCTGGAACTGGAGGAGGGCTATCCGCTGGTCATCCCACGGGACGATTCGCACAAGCCCGGTTACTCCTGGCCTTCGTTATCAAGGTTGGCGCCGGGAAATCCGAGCTGTCGCCAGGCTTCGTAAACTACCAGAGCGGTG is a window from the Marinobacter sp. ANT_B65 genome containing:
- a CDS encoding heme/hemin ABC transporter substrate-binding protein, which encodes MRMNTLVAFFAACLSFSMMAQAGQPRIVSADGSITETVYALGAEESLVGVDTTSNYPPEVRSQPRVGYLRALPFEGVLALRPDVLLTTMEAAPDRTLERLKQAGVEVIQLPVARSPQDTMARIREVGRVLGKGPEAGAMAADIQKRIERIGINTQGKPAQVLFLMAAGNHGVMIAGQDTAASALLDALGAGNAMGDMSGYKPANREALLASRPDAIVVAESRPGQFDIAQWPQLAALDAWKQGRYYVGDSMLLLGFGPRLPQAMEEVAGVLTEARPVASASD
- a CDS encoding FecCD family ABC transporter permease, with product MILGAALAVSVVSVTSGAYPLSTVDILGLLQGDLDDEIARMVLFDVRLPRLILGFLVGAVLAVSGAILQGLFRNPLADPGLIGVSAGASLAAVAVIVLGGTWLGGWLDLAGVWALPIAAFAGGSGTVFLAWRIARRAGRTSVATLLLAGIAINAIAGAGTGLLTFYSSDEELRSLTFWTMGSLGHAAWDDVAMAGPWLLLSLCAAPFLARPLDAFLLGEHVVGHLGYNADWAKRAAVLIAGLGVGAAVAVSGLIGFVGLVVPHLVRQALGAGHRIVIPASALAGGTLLVGADCLARVVVAPAELPIGLMMALIGGPFFLLLLLRTRIT
- a CDS encoding heme ABC transporter ATP-binding protein; its protein translation is MLLQVDDLGIHLSGKPIVERLGFKLDAGELLVVLGPNGAGKSTLLKGLAGEHKLAAGQVMFAGRPMTNWSNRDLARQRAVMPQRVEVNFPLTVEEVVRLGRPPEPLSLSMPVLAELMELLDIAHLQHRLVPGLSGGEQQRVQLARVLAQIWDAKGPVLLLLDECTSALDPAHQQQVFSLLRRLARQRGFAVLAVAHDLNLAARFADRLMLLHQGQVHIDGLPSEVLTEGVLAKVYGLSARILELEEGYPLVIPRDDSHKPGYSWPSLSRLAPGNPSCRQAS